A genomic stretch from Candidatus Aegiribacteria sp. includes:
- a CDS encoding ribbon-helix-helix protein, CopG family translates to MVRTQIYLTEEERDKLSALVKATGKRQSELIRDAVDMYIDLANGSRRDSILNKAAGMWRDRKDLPDFSSVRLSWDRS, encoded by the coding sequence ATGGTGAGAACACAGATTTATCTTACAGAAGAAGAGCGTGACAAACTGAGCGCCCTTGTCAAAGCAACGGGCAAGAGGCAGTCAGAGCTTATCCGTGATGCGGTCGATATGTATATAGACTTGGCCAATGGAAGCCGCCGAGATTCAATTCTGAATAAAGCAGCTGGCATGTGGCGAGATCGCAAGGATCTACCTGACTTCAGCTCAGTACGGCTTTCATGGGACAGGAGTTAA
- a CDS encoding type II toxin-antitoxin system VapC family toxin produces MSGPVLVDTDVIVDFLRGHPKAVALVNAHSVRIILSSIVTAELYAGVKGDKELGTLDSFISLFRVVPVSAAIARNGGLYRKAFTRSHGIGLADAIIAATAEAECADLITLNIKHFPMFEGLKPAYTKT; encoded by the coding sequence GTGTCTGGCCCTGTTCTGGTTGATACAGATGTGATAGTAGATTTTTTAAGGGGTCACCCGAAGGCCGTTGCTCTCGTAAATGCACATTCCGTCCGGATCATTCTGTCCAGCATAGTTACTGCGGAACTCTACGCCGGTGTAAAGGGTGATAAAGAATTGGGCACTCTGGACAGTTTCATTTCCCTGTTCCGAGTAGTTCCTGTATCCGCCGCAATTGCCCGAAACGGTGGTCTTTACAGAAAAGCCTTTACCAGAAGTCACGGGATCGGACTGGCTGACGCTATCATTGCTGCCACTGCAGAAGCTGAATGCGCTGATCTTATTACGTTGAACATCAAACACTTCCCCATGTTCGAAGGCTTGAAACCGGCTTACACCAAGACGTAG